The genomic region ATGCCGTCCTGGTTCACATCGTAATCGCCGTTGGCGGCGGTAGCGAGCGGTATGGTCTTAAAGAAATCGATGCCGGTGACATGATTGAGCCCGAAGCCGGTGCGATGCACTTCGTTCACCGAATCGGCAAGGTTCGCCGCGAACGCATCGGTCATATTGATCGCGTTGACAAGGTCCTTATCGCGCACCTCAAGGAGCCCTTTCATCTCACCGCCCTTGAACTCGGTGCGCTCATTGTCTATCTTCCAGCGTACGGAAAAGTAGCCGCTGTTCGCCCCGTCGCGGTCGACGGCAAGCTCGGAGACGAGTTCGCCCTGCACCAGGTGACGGGCGCCGATGTACACGATCATCTCATCAGGGTCCTTGCTCGATATGGTGACATCGGCCATCGATGAAAGTTCTTCGAGGAGCAGATCGCGCCGGTCGAGGAGATCATTGGGGTTATCGCCCATCGCCTGCGACTTGAGTATGCGTTCGTTCAGATCGCGTATCGAATGTGCGATCTCGTTGATGCGGTTGACCTTCGTCTCTATCATGAGGTTCGCATTGTCGCGGAGGTCCTTGAACTGACTGTAGATATGGCGTATGCTGTTGGATATGCGGTCCGATTTCTCCACGAGCGCGCTTCGCGTCGCCATTTCCGTGGGATTGTTCGCCAATTCCTGCCAGCCCACCCAGAATGCGTCGAGATCGCTCCTCAGGTTCAGGGAGGACGGCTCATTATGCACCGCTTCCATCTGCGTGAGATAGCGGTCGCGCATGGACCAATAACCATGCGCGCCCTTCTCGAAATTGATGCGCTTGTCGATGAACTCGTCCCGTACGCGCTGAATATCGGTTATCTCCATGCCCTGACCTATCTGCCCCGCTTTTTCCGGGCGATTGAGCGACGGTTCATAGAGCGGTTCGAGCGTGCGCATGACGACGCGCTGCCGCGAATAGCCCTCGGTCGATACGTTCGAGATATTATGGCCGGTAGTATTGAGCGCGGTCTGAAACTGCTGGAGCGCCCGCTTGCTCATCTCTATGCCCATGAATGAACTTTCCATGATCTACTCCATCACACTGTAATTTCAGAGTGCACGGGGCTTCAGCCCCGTGTTCTGCTACGATCGTAATTATGCATGCCTGCTCACAAGCGACGTCAGCCGCCCGCGGAACACTTCCTCAACACCCTTATTGTTATAGCCTATCTTCTTGCTTTTGCGGAGCATATCGCGGGTATTCCTGAATATCGAAAGCCCCTGTTCGAGCAGGCGAGGAAGCACTTTGTTCATGCCGCGGAGGCGATATATCAACGCGTTCAATTCGAGGCGCTTCGCCGCGAGCGTTACCGTATTGGCTATGGGGATGCGGTTTATCACATCGCTTACCGATACCTTGCCGAGGAGATGCGGAAAGCGCTCGGCGGCTATCGATTCAACGATCTTCGCTTTCATCGCCGCAAGCTCGCGTGCCTTGCCCATGAGCGATGTCTGATAATTGCAGAGAAGGTCCATATCCTGGAGCTTGTTGTTCAGGATAACGGCCACCTTCTTGTGCTCATAATTGAGTATCTCGCCGTACACCGTTATCTCGTGTTCAATGACAACCTCAAGTTTTCGAATGTCGTCAAGTACCATGGCAGTCCTCCGGCAAAGCGGTTTACTGTATTATTGTCGGAAGGATGAAAAAAGGGATTAGCGAATTATTTTATATGGAAGAAACCCTAATTATCGCATAGGGAATATAGAGACACTACTGATATCACTGGAAAAATGCCGAGAAGACACGGCTGGGGGATTGAACCACGAAAATAACGAAAAGACACGAAAAAGAGAAGAGAAAATGAAGATTGTGTTTCCTCTCCACTTTCGTGCTTTTCGTGTGTTTCGTGGTTAATTCTTCTCTTCGATTTTTCGGCAGTTAATTATCTGGAGATTTGCCAATTCGATAAGAAATTGATATACTCCTCGCATGCCAAAAGCCAAAAAATCGCATGACGTCGGAAAACTTAAGATCGGCGACAGCTGGAACGCCATTACCATCATCGCGCTCTCACAGAACAATCCGCTCAAAGCGATAGCCGAATTCGTCGAGAACAGCATAGACGCGAAAGCGGCGAATATACAGATCGTGCGCGGGAAGAATAAGGGGGAAACCTACCTTCGCATCATTGATGACGGCAACGGCATTCCACCTGATGAAGAAGGAAATCCGAATTTCAAATATGTGGCAACGCACATTTGCGATTCGATAAAACGCAAGCTGAAAGAGGACGGTGCCTCAGGACTGCAGGGTGAATTCGGCATCGGTCTTCTCAGCTTCTGGACTATCGGCAAACGGCTCACCATGACGTCCACCGGCGAGAACGGCAAGTCCGCACAGATGCATATGGAGAAGGACAATCAGGGGTTCAGCATAACACCGAAGCGTGCGCTCGTGCCATCCAAAGGGACCGAATTGTACATCGCGCCGCTCCTTGCGGGGATACGGTCGCTTTCCGGGGAGAAGATACAGAATTATCTCGCGAGCGAACTGCGCGACAGGATAAAGCGTTCAGGCGCAGCAGTGACCATTATCGATAAACTTTCCCGCAAAGAACTGCCCGTCGTACCGCGCGAGTTCTCCGGGCAGCTCCTTCATGCGCTCAAGGCCGAACCATCGGCGAAAGGCGAGCTCTACCATGAGCTCTACCTTACAAAAGCGGAAACGGGCAAAGCGGTCGGGCTTTACCGAAACGGGACGCGCGTACTTGATGCGATAACACGGCTTGATGAATTCGCGCGTGAACCCTGGACAAGCGGCATGCTCGAAGGCCTCCTTGATGCGCCATACCTCAATCTCACGCCGGGGACACGAGACGGCATCATACGTGATGAATCGTTCGCGGCTTTTATCGAAAGCGCTGAGTCACTCGAAAGCGAACTCATGCAGTACGTCGGCAAGCAGCGTGCCATGGAAGAGGAAGAATCCGCAAAAACGATACAGAAAACAGTGGAAAAAGCATTCCGCGATGCGTTCACCGCCCTCCCGCGCGAGGAATACGATTGGCTTGCGGCATACGGCGGTGAAAAAGCGAATGACGGCCGCGCAGCCGCGGGTGAAACGGAAGTCGGATCAACTGCGAATAGTGCCGCCGAAAAGAACGAACAAAAAAAATTCTTTGAACATCCGGGGCCGCTGTACAAGGCAGCCGTGTCGCCCCGCCGGGCCATTATCCGCGTCGGAGAAACAAAATCACTCTCGGTACGCGCGTACGACAGGAAAGGCATCGCCGTAGACAGCGATCTGTCATTCCTATGGAAGATAACTGACGGCGGCGGAACGATAGACAATACGATTGCATCGAATATCGTCTACAGCGCAGCGAATGAACCGGGGATCACAACGATACAAGCGAGCGTTGCGCAGGCGGGAGTTTCCGTTACCGCCGAAGCGCTTGTCACCGTTACTGACTCCATCATCGAGAAAGCGGGCGACGCGTCGAAAAAAGGGCTGCCCGGCTATACCTATCAGCGCGCACCCGGTGAGCTCTGGCGTTCGCGATTCGACGCTGATGAGAACCTTATATACATCAACAGCGCCCACGGTGATTTCATCTTTGCATCAAAAGCGGCGTCGCGGAAGATCCGTTATATCCTTCGCCTCTTCTGCAAGGAAATGGTATTGCATAATTTCATGGGACAGGAAGCGGCGAAATTGCTTGAACGGATGATAGAACTTACTCTGTACACCGAAGAAAACTTATAGAACGGGACCATCGCTCCGCGGCACTTTGAAAGCATCGATCCAGCGCGCATCCCGTCCGCTAATCCGCAGACACATCGTACGGATCGATACAGTATTTTCCGACAGCGGCATACACTTCATCCGACAGCTCAAGCGCGAATACCCACAGCGTATGATCCAGTTCGCGCAGGCCGTTGGCGTCGAGGTCCTGCACCTCGGGGAATAAGCGATTCACGGCCGTTTTTACGGCCCGGTGCAATACAAAACGGAACGCCGCGTAATGCCTGTCGTTCTTCCTCTGGTTAACGAAATCATCGATGAGTTCCGCCCGCCGCTCGTTCGTGGCGTTGAT from Spirochaetota bacterium harbors:
- the flgK gene encoding flagellar hook-associated protein FlgK, whose amino-acid sequence is MESSFMGIEMSKRALQQFQTALNTTGHNISNVSTEGYSRQRVVMRTLEPLYEPSLNRPEKAGQIGQGMEITDIQRVRDEFIDKRINFEKGAHGYWSMRDRYLTQMEAVHNEPSSLNLRSDLDAFWVGWQELANNPTEMATRSALVEKSDRISNSIRHIYSQFKDLRDNANLMIETKVNRINEIAHSIRDLNERILKSQAMGDNPNDLLDRRDLLLEELSSMADVTISSKDPDEMIVYIGARHLVQGELVSELAVDRDGANSGYFSVRWKIDNERTEFKGGEMKGLLEVRDKDLVNAINMTDAFAANLADSVNEVHRTGFGLNHVTGIDFFKTIPLATAANGDYDVNQDG
- a CDS encoding ATP-binding protein: MPKAKKSHDVGKLKIGDSWNAITIIALSQNNPLKAIAEFVENSIDAKAANIQIVRGKNKGETYLRIIDDGNGIPPDEEGNPNFKYVATHICDSIKRKLKEDGASGLQGEFGIGLLSFWTIGKRLTMTSTGENGKSAQMHMEKDNQGFSITPKRALVPSKGTELYIAPLLAGIRSLSGEKIQNYLASELRDRIKRSGAAVTIIDKLSRKELPVVPREFSGQLLHALKAEPSAKGELYHELYLTKAETGKAVGLYRNGTRVLDAITRLDEFAREPWTSGMLEGLLDAPYLNLTPGTRDGIIRDESFAAFIESAESLESELMQYVGKQRAMEEEESAKTIQKTVEKAFRDAFTALPREEYDWLAAYGGEKANDGRAAAGETEVGSTANSAAEKNEQKKFFEHPGPLYKAAVSPRRAIIRVGETKSLSVRAYDRKGIAVDSDLSFLWKITDGGGTIDNTIASNIVYSAANEPGITTIQASVAQAGVSVTAEALVTVTDSIIEKAGDASKKGLPGYTYQRAPGELWRSRFDADENLIYINSAHGDFIFASKAASRKIRYILRLFCKEMVLHNFMGQEAAKLLERMIELTLYTEENL
- the flgN gene encoding flagellar export chaperone FlgN, which produces MVLDDIRKLEVVIEHEITVYGEILNYEHKKVAVILNNKLQDMDLLCNYQTSLMGKARELAAMKAKIVESIAAERFPHLLGKVSVSDVINRIPIANTVTLAAKRLELNALIYRLRGMNKVLPRLLEQGLSIFRNTRDMLRKSKKIGYNNKGVEEVFRGRLTSLVSRHA